CGACAAAGATCAATCTTTACTCGGAAACCAcgattcacgatttttaaagagcATAGATCCCGATTCACGCTGATCAAATCTCGCCATTCACGAATCACGGCGAAGGTAGCATTCACGGATCACCGTTTTCAATTTGTCCTTTTCGCGATTCATGGTAAACAAAAAAGGCCGTTCACGGATCAGGAAAATAACCCTTACCGCGCCTGATTGATATGAGATTGCAACAAACATGGTCTTGACAACTAccctttctttttctaaaaatacACTCTAGATGTGAATTGCTTGAATCTGATCAATATTATCTCTGGTGCTAGTGATGCATTATGGGAAGGTTGAGTAGACCTTGAATCTGACCAGTATTATCTCTGGTGCTAGCGATGCATTATGGGAAGGTTGAGTAGACCTCACGTCCTGAAAGTATCTTGCGCAGGCCCCTAGATTTGACGCATGCAGACCGATGGGTCCGATAGGTCAAATAGGTTTTTTTGCAGTGCtaaataataatcaattagTGCAAGTAGTACGTTAACTTGGAGCAGGGTTTTAATTATCTTACAATCTTTACCATAGTCGCTTATGATAATCAGGGGATTCCCCGGCGCGGTGTGGTTTAAGACATTCTTTTTCTTACAGAaacttaaaaatgacaaagcaAAGATGCAAGCCTTAGAGAGCATTCGACGTCATCGACATAATATATTAAAGGATGTAGATATAGCACAAGCAACGATGCGAGCCTTAGAGAGCATTCGACGTCATCGACATAATATATTAAAGGATGTAGATATAGCACAAGCAACGATGCGAGCCTTAGAGAGCATTCGACGTCATCGACATAATATATGGAAGGATGTAGATATAGCACAAGCAACGATGCGAGCCTTAGAGAGCATTCAACGTAATCGACATAATACATAGAACGATGTAGATTTTTTAATAGCATACATAGCACCTTGAttgaaaaacaattaaaaattaaacaaaccggatacagtaaaaacccgcGTACAAAACAAGTGGATTAAGAGCACCCAGGCCTGGttttatgaaataaaatacCATTTATATAAGAACACATTTAGCCTGAAAAATGAAAGTTCTTATATTGAAAAATACCAAATATCCATGCACTGCTTTCCATTGCTTACAAtgaatggggggagggtgataaaaaacagagaaaatcaaaagcagtCAGTAGAATACAAATGTCCATGGCAACAGAGTGTTGAACTCACCTTGCATCAGCACAAAGAACTGAGATGTGTGTCAGCCTTTACCCATCCCGTCCCCTCTTAGGTACACTCGGACACATACCTTGTAGCCCTATTACGTCATCTATTCTGTTCCTTAAACAGCACTTGTCAGCCACCGTTGTTGTTATTTGATCTCGGATATAATGTGCTAAAACTTGAATTTAAGACTTTATTTGACAATTTCAATttagcttccccaaatcagccgatggaaatggatgcttttttattgtactttgctaggatgacaaaatggcggcttacAGAGGCTGTTTAAGAAAAAAGTCCTTCAATTCTTACATTACCACAAATTCTCGAATTTCCATGTCTAAGGAGAGGCGCTTTTTATAGCCACACAAATGCAAGAAGCAACTCCGCTCAAATCTGAACCAAGGATCAAACTAGACATAGTGCTGGTCCCCAAGGCCCTACAGAGTGCATTTCTTCCACTCAGGCTCCCCTTGAAATTCTTAAAATACCTTGCTTATAAACTTGATCTACAGTACCACTGGCATATACCCTGGGTATCAGTGGCTACAAAAAATGCTGTGTTTTGAAACATATCATGGGATAATTAGCTAAGTCTAGAAATTGGTTGTAGCTTTCAAACCAGCAGATGACTGCAACAAATTGTATGCGTTGACCACTTTTCCAGATGATGAGCTTTGGTAAATTGGAGTTTATTTACAAACTTGTGAACTAAACTCCAACATGCCAAAGACTCATATCTTGAAAAGAGCCAATGATAGTATAGACTATGGTATAGAATAACAACAGTTGACGTTGTGATGAAGCAATTTATTATTGTACAAATGATGACATTTGCTTCCTAGAACTGGATCATTTGGCCCTAAAAGGAAAACATATGAGCAGGTTAGAGGTTAAATAGAACAATTCATACAGAGATGCAACAACTTATACAAAAAGGCTACAATGTATACAAAAATGCAACAATTTATACAAACGGGTTACCACCAATCACACCACTAAGTGGCTGTCCTAGATTAAGTCCCTAATGCCAAACTACAAATATTGTACTTCTTGTCAATAAAAATGTTGGTGTCAAGCACCTAACAGGCAGCAAACTTTTTTTAGCACAATTATTAGAAGGGGTTTTTAATTTAACTCATGATCGtctaaacataaaaaaaattattgatatGCTGTGAAGTGAGGTGGGCAAAATGAGTGTAACTTTGTACCAGAAAGACGAACTAAAACTCTACGAGTTTGAGCTTCAATCAGAAAACAGGAAAGCAGGCAAGTGTCAGAGGGAAGTCATTGTCAAATCGCCaaacaaattcaaaccattatgacaaatatttttaagttCATTTTGAACTCTAAAACCTATGTAACCCATAACcaagccaaaaatatttaagaCAGGAAAGTTTTTAAACAGCCTGCTTAGTTTCTGATAAGAAAAATGAACaataatattttctaaataccaataatcaataataaattaatatatattattcagAATAATGTACAACAATAATTACACTAATAATCttatttgctattttgataatTCAAGTTGACAACAAACCTTGCGTTTCTTGTCTCCTCCAAGTTCAAAGTGCTTGCATCTCTTGAGGGGCATCTGTTTCCTGTACTTGCACTGTGTGCATTCCATACGAAGCACTATTTTCTTTGTGGTCTTGGCCTACAACACAATGAATCATTGAGAAGTgattaccttattacacttaatttttgcGACATAAAAATTTAACAACTTTGCTACCTTTTTCGCAATTTCACGATTTCGCTATTTCAGCAAAATTAAAATGatgcgaaaataaagtgttcttAGGTACCCCTAAAgtataacaaataaataaatacatctGGAAATACATCAGGCAGCCACCATATGACTCATGTCTGGCCAATGAACACAGCCTAGAGCGAAAATACTAACCCAGGGAAAACCCTCGGAGCAAGGGTGAGAACCAAAAAACTCACAAAACTGGAATCTAACCCTagaacccagtggtgagaggAACAGGCACTAGGGAACATCGCTTTGACAACAGTACCAGCTACGTTCTCCCAGTTTTCAATTCTGTATACATTACAGagtgataaaaaataaaataaataatttggAGTAGCTAATCACTCTCATTGCAGCTGGGAAGCTGAATTACTAGAGCGCAGATTCACACGTAGTCCAGTTGAAGGCATGGGAATGCGCCTTAGGCAGCcgccatacaactcatgtATGACCCAGATCACAGCTAagatcgaaattgttggttttgtgaAGGGATGAAAACCGACAAACCCGGAGAAAAACCCTTAGAGCAAAGGCAAGACCAACTAACTAAACTCACATATGATCTTGATTGCTAGCTTGTTGCAAAATACGAGTGAAAACACTTTCTTAGAAGGTTACTTATGGTGACATGCAATCAAAATGTTTACATTTAAGCATTAGACAGGATGAAGATGTTGCACCAGACATTGAAGTATTTCGAGAAGTAATAATGAAATAGCACACTTTTCCCCTCTACTATTATAATGCAATTTATAGCATTATGACAACCAAAATGTGCCATCATAATCGAATAATTGGAAAAGAAACGCATCAAAACACCAACATTTAGCTAAGGGACAACTCACGTGCGAattgaaaacaagaaaatatttcaaatggCTACATCAAatgtctttttcttctttgtaaCAATTAATTATACACCTAACGGAATCACATAAATACTACTGGAGTATCGAAAAATTGAAAAGGCGGagaaatattatcattttaaCAAGTTTATATCTTTTACCTTTTTGTGGAAGACAGGTTTCGTTTGACCACCGAATCCAGACTGCTTTCTGTCGTAACGCCTTTTTCCTGTGGTAATACAGCAAATATTGCATATAGAGATCAGCAAAAATATACAATCATACATCTTAGCGGTGATTATCTAACAGAACTTTACCTTGGGCGAAAAGACTAGCTTTACCCGTCTTGTACTGGGTTACTTTGTGCAGAGTATGTCTCCTGCACTTTTTGCCCTTGCAAAAAGTCTTTCTCTGCTTCGGAACGTTCACCTATTACACAAGAAAAAATGCTAAATGAATAGTCAGGAAATCAATTTATTAATAGAGATTAGAATTTAGGTGTAATAACGAGCGATGGACCAAGATTTTGAAGGTTTCTCGTAACAATCTAAACCCACCATTTTGTTCTTGAAGGAGAAGCGAAGGGAAGAGAACGAATTGTCGGCGCCAGGTCCCTCCAATGCTCGACCAGAATGGAAGCGAGGTCACCTACCACAGGGCTTCCGTTGATTGCCATTTTAAATATGTAACAAATATAAAATggtgaattaaaaaaagaaaagaaaaaacggTATCCTAAAGAGTTCTTGAATAAGCACCAGAGCCTCTCTATTCTGTTGTAAAGCAGCCTTGTCTCTagcttttcttttattttaatgattTCATTagatttttaatttaatttataaAATCAAACAGTAAAGTCAAAAGAATATAAGACTCCTAAATTACATCGCACCACAGTCCAAAATTGATTTTGTGTAAGACACTAGATATTTCCCACGCAACTTTGCGTGACAGACTAAAAAATTGTGGCGTGACTAAAAACAGATTATGTGTTCCGGAACCAGTCCTCCGCGGTCATGACCATTCGATCGTTTGAAAGTTTTGGTTATGTCGCCGTTTCCATTGTCCCGTGAAATTCTATTTCTAAACTAAATCCACCACAAACCATGAAACCAAAGGAAGAACAAAAGGCGACAATGAATTCTGACATCTACTGTGGGGAAATGTTACAAAGAATGAACGGCTATAGGGTCGCGCATAGTCTATGTGACGTGGACTTGATGGTTGAAGGGCTAACGTTTTCGGCGCATCGTTTGGTTCTAGCGGCTGGAAGCCCATTTTTCCACGGACTCTTCACCACGGAgatgaaagaaaaacaagaaaacaagatCGTGCTAAAGCAGGTTAAAGCCTCTGTTATGGAAAATGTCTTAGAGTATTTATACACCGGGAAAACCTCGTTGAATCCAGAGAACGCAGAAGATCTCGTCGTTTCAGCGAGCTATTTTCTTATTGAGGGGTTGAAGGAGAAAGCCAGTAATTTCATTCGATCGAGTTTGAATGTCGATAATTGTATCCAGGTTCGAGAATTTGCTGAGAAACACGACTGTAAAAGCTTGAGCTTAGCTGCGAGAGTGTTCATCGGACAGCATTTCGGAGAGATAATCAACGGTGAAGAATTTCTAGGTCTAGAGTTTGAAAAAATAGAGGAATTTATTGCTAGTGAAAACACTGTTGTCCCGAAAGAGGAGAGAATTTATGAAGCggttacaaaatgggtcaggAAAGCTCCAGCCATACGAAAGAAGTACTTTAAAAAACTATTTCATCATGTTCGATTGTCCCTTTTATCCCGGAAATTCCTAAATGTGACTATTTTACAAGACGAGTTGGTTACTAGTAATGTTGCTTGCATGCAGTTTGTCTTGCAAAGCATGAGTAATGTCCAGTCTTTGCCACCAATACAAAAGCCCAGGAAATGTCTGGACTCATGTGTAGATGCTGTCGTCATCAGTGGTGGTTTTGATGATGACAACCTGCCAACCGCATCCACAATATGCTTTATTCCTGAGATGAATAACACATGGTATGAGCTAACACCACTATCAATAGCCAAATATGGAAGTGCCGCGGCCTATTGCGATGGTTTTTTGTACTCCGTCGGAGGATGGGAAGTGCAAGCTAGCCAGGGACCTATTGAAGAAGATGTGCCTACTACCTCCGTTGAAAGGTATGATCCTACCACGAACACTTGGCTTAGCGTAGCTCCACTAAAACATGCAGAGAAGTTTGTCTCTGTTATTTCTCTGGATGGCCACCTGTATTGTCTGGGGCGGAGCAAGTCAATGTATCGCTACACTCCAGCCAAAAACACTTGGGAATACATCACAGGTGCCCCTGAAGAACTTCATGGCGCATGTGTGGTGGCTGACACCAGTAACATTTACGTCATTGGTGGACTTGACCAGAACAACATGGTCACAAGTAGTTGTTGGAAATATGACCCAGAAGTTGAGCGCTGGTCTTTGCTATCAAGTATGAGCACCAAGCGGTACCTTGCAGCTGGTACAGTCAAAGGAAGGGAAATATTTATTGTGGGAGGACTTAATGAGTATGGTAGTACACAGGCACTCAATAGTGTTGAAGTCTATTACATAGATACGGATGAGTGGAGCTGTGGTTTCTCATACCTACAGTTCCCACGCTACTCTGCTGGTGTGACATGTATCTGGGATAAGGTTCTTGTATTTGGGGGTGAACATGAGGGAGAAACACAGAACAGCATTGAGTGGTATAATAAGATAGAGCGGCGGTGGGAATTGTGTCCTAAAATGCCTTGTAGAAGCAATTTCTGTTGTAACTGGTTGCGGATCCCGAAGAATTTACTGGAAGTAGTTGAGGAGCTAGAATTTTGATTACCCAACAGAGATAATGTTTTCTCGTTTACTGCTTGCTGCATCAAGATGGCAGCATCCTGGACAGAAATAAGCTACCATTATTATATTACAGTTATTTCTTTAGGCATTTAATTATTTCTTTAGGCACCCTAGTTAGAACCATTTGCACCCCTTTGAAAAGCTTGTTTGAGATTGACAAAATTGGTTATCATCAGGTATCTCATTTTGTTCCTTTTGATTCCTAGTGTCTTATAGTAGTATAAATGTATAGTATAGAATAATAGTTTATTGTGGGAAACTCCATTTGGTAATTGGACAGAATATTAAATGCATATAAAGATCTTATTATAGGAAAGAAACTTATTTGAAGCTCAATaagttgttttaaaaaaaatgtttaattttAGTAATTTATTACAGATAGTGGTTTCCATAAACTGGTGAAATCACACAGTTGATGGACCAGATGATACTGTATATCCtaatttatttacttttttctttACTGTTGTCAAggtttataaaaaataaacttaattaatataataattatttatgtaTGTTTTAGCAGTATGATAATAATGCCGTCTATTTAAACCAGTAGTATTGCAgtgtgtttttaaaaatgtgGTAATTATAATATGTGTTGGTAGTGATATACAGTATATTATTTTAGTAAGCTGTGAGTATTTCCACTTTGTTGTGTATGGTAAAAAGTGCAAAGTTTTTAGTGAACAAAAAGAAGCATAAAGAATAAATAAAGCATTTTATGTTAGTTATGTGAGCTTTCTTGTCCAAGATTCAGGCCCGTAGACAGGGAAAGTGGTAGGTTTTGGTTGAAAGAGGTGGAAGAACTATCCCACAATTGGAATGTCCACTCAAATAAAAGGAAATTAGGGAACCCTGCAAGCGGGGAGTTAATACCTGTTGAGAGAGTTGATAGAAAGAATGGTTCATTTATCCCCCTCTCCTAACCCTAGCTATTAGCTTGAGATTGGAGACTTCCAtgttcaaaaaagaaaaaggatgGGTTTGAATGACCATTTGCTCCAAACCCTTCTTTCGTGTTAAGCATCTGTGCACAAGGACCTAGAATTTGCTGTACAGGTTCTTATAAACTCGGGTAACTTTTGTCAACTCAGGCTGCTTATTCTTTATTGgttctttttttcatatacACCCAACAATAACGGTCAATGCTGAACCACAATGTTTCCATAACGCTTTGTGCATCCCAATTTTTGCGATACTATTATCGCGTCAgtttattttcgcgaattCAAGATGTCAAAGAACTTGAGGTATTATTTGACAGTGTCATAGTTCCTAATGACTGCCACAAATCCAAAGGCACCTGACTTTctttgataaaataaaatcaacaaATGCCTATATGTGAGGGCAACATTATTGATTTAAGATAGGGGACCCGGGGCCGCTCggtccacccctagatcctcccctgcTCTTGACATTTTCAGTACCGTTATACTGGCATTCCATTTCCGAGTCCCGTTCCGGAATGGATAAACTGCTGCGCGCGCTGCTTGCTGGGACGGATCCAACATGGCGGCTCGGGCGATAACAGCCGCTCGTTTCGCGAGAAAATCGCTGGCTTCATTGGCTTTACGAAACGGCATCTTCCCCAGAACAACAGGTATTTATTGACAGAAATAATAACTTGATGCAAAGGATGTAGTTTGGCAAGACAAAAATGGTTTCCAGGACGTATTTTTAGTGTAGAACTAGAAGTGGTTCTCGACTATCATAATCTGTTTGAAATCCTTGCTCATCGTTGGAAAGCTGATTCTGTCGTATTGTAAACTAGTGCTCGATGCTGGATTTACTTTACTGCATTCAACAGCTAATCATACTTTGTCCTAGAAGGATGACTATAGCTTTTATTTGATGAAGTCGATCGACTCGTTATAGCAAGAAAGGGTACTGAAATTGTAATTCTTCTCGCCTTTGTCGAAGAACGAATTAGTTTGTACAAAGTTTTTAGTGTAAGGCACACAGTATTTGCCCCATCATGTTTGTAGAATGTAGTtcttttattgaaaaataacAACTTGATCACTGGTTTTGTCAGCTGCACCCTCACGCTTCGATCT
The DNA window shown above is from Nematostella vectensis chromosome 15, jaNemVect1.1, whole genome shotgun sequence and carries:
- the LOC5510025 gene encoding 60S ribosomal protein L42-A, giving the protein MVNVPKQRKTFCKGKKCRRHTLHKVTQYKTGKASLFAQGKRRYDRKQSGFGGQTKPVFHKKAKTTKKIVLRMECTQCKYRKQMPLKRCKHFELGGDKKRKGQMIQF
- the LOC5510024 gene encoding kelch-like protein 20, producing MKPKEEQKATMNSDIYCGEMLQRMNGYRVAHSLCDVDLMVEGLTFSAHRLVLAAGSPFFHGLFTTEMKEKQENKIVLKQVKASVMENVLEYLYTGKTSLNPENAEDLVVSASYFLIEGLKEKASNFIRSSLNVDNCIQVREFAEKHDCKSLSLAARVFIGQHFGEIINGEEFLGLEFEKIEEFIASENTVVPKEERIYEAVTKWVRKAPAIRKKYFKKLFHHVRLSLLSRKFLNVTILQDELVTSNVACMQFVLQSMSNVQSLPPIQKPRKCLDSCVDAVVISGGFDDDNLPTASTICFIPEMNNTWYELTPLSIAKYGSAAAYCDGFLYSVGGWEVQASQGPIEEDVPTTSVERYDPTTNTWLSVAPLKHAEKFVSVISLDGHLYCLGRSKSMYRYTPAKNTWEYITGAPEELHGACVVADTSNIYVIGGLDQNNMVTSSCWKYDPEVERWSLLSSMSTKRYLAAGTVKGREIFIVGGLNEYGSTQALNSVEVYYIDTDEWSCGFSYLQFPRYSAGVTCIWDKVLVFGGEHEGETQNSIEWYNKIERRWELCPKMPCRSNFCCNWLRIPKNLLEVVEELEF